The genomic DNA AAAACAGATAAAAAATTATGCAACATTAGAAAGAATAAATGCGATTTGGATCACCTAATTTTTTAATtatgatttattaaaaatgtCTGTTTTCATTTGTTTGAGGGAGAAGGAGCACAACAGGTGAGAGTGTTCAGCTCAGCTTATTCTTGGAAGCAGGCTTATTGGATTTTTCTTTACTTTGAAGTCTAAAACATGTTCCCCCTAAAGCTGTCAGCAAACACCTCTTAGGGTGGTGTTAACCGCAGACATACAGCTTCAGGAATAGACTCAGCCATGTGTAGCTAGGGTTACTCAGGTATACAAGGGAAGGTGGTGTAAGTCCAGCTTGTTGGACAAGCAGAAAGTTGTACCTTGTTCAGTCTGAACGCTCCGTTAGCAAATCACATTTTCCCTGCAGTGTGTCTGAAGAATCGTGTCACCTCAAATATCAAGTGAAACAAAAAGCAGGCTCTGAACGAATCTCAGTCAAAAGAATTTACGTAAGAGAAAACAATATGGGATCGACATGTTTAGTCAGAAGAAATATTTCATTCCAGCACCAGTTGGGATGCTTGCTTTTGCCATAGAAACGTCACCCACACACATTTGTGCAGGGTTGCATGCCAGAAAGAAGGCACTTGCATTTTATCTTGTAGTTTAGTTGCATCTGTTGTCTGCAGAAATGAGCCCTTTCTTTTCCAGTTggtgctctccatggtgctgacttCAATGAGACGAGCAGACAGGTGCTGCACAAACACAGCCTGTTAGTCGCTCATTTGTGAgctaatgaaaacaaatcaaaactTAATATCAACATCTGTGTTGTGCTGCTCCACCCTGTGATGACTTCTCAACAAAAAGCACACTTTCCCATTTTAGGTCAGAGTGAAGGATGCAGCTTCACTCTGCTGCATGTCAATGAGAGTGTGTGCTGTACGCACACTAGTCGGAAGCACCGCTGATAGGAAACCCATTCCTGAGATTTAGATGCTCTTAATGTTTTGATTTGTAGGCGTTGGATTAAATTAATTGACATTTTCTGTCCTTTTTTTCCAGCGTTCCTGCAGCTGCAGATGCTGATCCTTTGAATAGTATTTATGCAGCAGAGTGAATTATTCATTGAAGCCGTTAAAATGCTGCTGCCAAGAAAGCCACTGTGGAATCATTTTAAGTTCTCCCCTGACATAGCTTTGGTGGAGTGCAAAAATAGAGGTGTTTACTACAATTTAATATTAAACCATATATTGCAGGAAGTTTTCATGAGAATTACCTTGAAGTGATCTTTGAAAGAGGCCTGCTGAGGAGCAAATTATTTAAGAAATCTGATCAAACTTAACGGTGTGTGTTTTCCCTGGATAATAGGTGCAGAGCGTAACATTTCTTAGTGCACGATGGCCACATTATACAGGATGTGTAGGTATTTGACTGGATTGGTCAATATCAGTGACTCAATCATAAGTAGGTCCCAATATCTCACATTGTTGGACTTAAGGCATTTCAGGATTAAAATACTGGTTAAAATATTTCTTATCCACCTCTCAAACTATTTTTCCCTTCTCTTACAGAGGTTTGCATGAACTACAAACACCTTCCCGCCAACATGATTGTCAGCCCATGTTTGTTCATCTCCCTGTTGCTGGTTCTCCTCCCGGGAGTCGCTCACCTCTCCGATGGCAGCCCCAGCTATGACGAGCCCAGCAGctctcctggaaactgctccAGTGAGGATAACTGCTcagagggtgtggtgctgcctatgtGGAATCCCCAGAACCCTGCCGTTGGCGACAAGGTGGCACGGGCCATTGTTTACTTTGCGGCTCTTATATACATGTTCCTGGGCATGTCCATCATTGCTGATCGCTTCATGTCTTCAATTGAGGTCATTACCTCCCAGGAAAAGGAGATCACCATCAAAAAGCCAAACGGCGAAACCACAACGACTACTGTGCGCATCTGGAATGAGACAGTGTCCAATCTGACGCTAATGGCGCTTGGCTCATCAGCACCAGAGATCTTGCTCTCTGTCATTGAAGTGGTTGGACACAACTTTGAAGCCGGAGCTCTGGGGCCCAGCACCATCGTGGGCAGTGCCGCGTTCAACATGTTCATAATCATTGCTATCTGCGTGTACGTGGTGCCAGAAAGTGAGACCCGCAAGATAAAACACCTGAGGGTATTTTTTGTCACGGCTGCCTGGAGCGTGTTCGCCTACATCTGGCTGTACCTCATCTTATCTGTGTTCTCCCCCGGAGAGGTGGAGATATGGGAGGCTGTCCTCACCTTCCTCTTTTTCCCTCTCTGTGTGCTGCAAGCATGGATCGCAGACAGACGCCTGCTCTTCTACAAGTATGTCCACAGACGTTACCGTGCCGACAAGTCCCGCGGCATCATCATCGAATCCGAGGGTGATGCCATGTTCACTAAGATGGACTTGGAGATGGACGGGCAGGGGGCAAACTCCCACACTCACACCAAGGAGGCTCTGGATGGGATGCTGGAGGGGGTGGAGGAAGGTGGAGGAATGAGTCCAGAGCAAGATCAGGAAGAAGAAGCTCGTCGGGAGATGGCGCGCACTTTGAAGGAGTTGAAACAGAGACACCCAGAGAAAGACATGGAGCAGCTGATCGAGATGGCCAACTACCAAGTGTTGGTCCAGCAGCAGAAGAGTCGAGCCTTCTATCGCATCCAAGCCACACGCATGATGATCGGAGCAGGAAATATCCTGAAGAAGCACGCCGCTGACCAGGCCAGAAAGGTGGTGAGCTGTCACGAGGCCAGCGGACAAGAGGAGGATCCCAACACCATCTACCTACAGTTTGAGCCCTCTCACTACCAATGCTTTGAGAACTGTGGATCCCTGAAGCTCTCAGTGAGCCGGCACGGAGGAGAAGCCGGCTGCACTGTGAAGGTAAGAGGGAAAACTGGGGTTGGAAGCAGTGGGAATGCTTCAAGGTgaatttaaacagatctaactaCTTGAGCTGTAAATTATTagcaattcagttttttattacaGCCCCACTCAATGTTTAATTTCACTAAATGTTTCATAACGCTTCTCTCTGCTTGTCTCACACAGGTGGACTACCGGACAGAGGACGCAACAGCCACTGCGGGCTCAGACTACGAATTCGCCGAGGGCACTTTGGTCTTCAAGCCTGGCGAAACAACAAAAGAGTTCACCGTCGGCGTTATTGATGATGACATTTTTGAAGAGGATGAACACTTTTACGTGCGCCTCAGTAACCCACGCATTGTCCACCGGGCAGAGGTCTCTATCCTGGAGCCAAGCTCCATCACCTCCAGCAACAGCACCGTTGGCTTGTCTTCTCATGGTCCACCAAAGGCGACCCTGGGCAACGCTCCCATCGCCACCGTCACCATCTATGATGATGACCATGCTGGCATCTTTACATTTGAGAGCAAGTCGACAAGGGTCAGTGAGAGCATCGGTAACATGCAGGTGAAGGTTCACCGGACGTCCGGGGCGAGGGGGAAGGTGGCCGTTCCCTACCACACTGTTGAGGGCACCGCCAAAGCGGGGGAGGACTACGAAGAAGTATCTGGCAAGCTGGAGTTTCAAAACGATGAGACCATGTGAGCACCCCTTCCTCTTCCTTTGCTGTTTTGTTGCTGCTCTTCATCACTTGATTAAACATCGCTGCCTACTCACCGGTTACGCTACACAGTGCTGCTGGATTTCTATAAGTTATCTATTCCGGTAATGGAAGAGAGATCTAGTTTTATGAGTCACAGATACGTTTGCTCAGTGAAGTTTAGATCTTCCAGGGGGACGAAGTGGGAGGATAAGAGGATATAATTGTGCTGCGGATAATGACACATTGTGACTGATGTAAAAGAAGAAGCAGTATTCTGTGAATCAATTATAAAGCAGGCTTTGGGGATTTGGGTCGAGGGGACATGTTTTATTGTGATGCTGCAGAGAAGATTCCTCTGCAAGAAACAAAAGAAGAGCATGCAAGCGACAGAGTAGCAGGCAGAAAATCAAACGAGCGACTTGCACGAGATGAGGGTTGAGCATCTTCTGAAACAGGTGTGTGAGGTAAAGCCTGTGTGATTATTTCAACAAAAGGATTCTGGGGTACTTGAGCAGGGAGGCAGATGAAAAGGAGGAAGAGTGCTCAAAGAGAGGGCTTTTCTCTTGCACAGAGT from Nothobranchius furzeri strain GRZ-AD chromosome 10, NfurGRZ-RIMD1, whole genome shotgun sequence includes the following:
- the slc8a4a gene encoding solute carrier family 8 member 4a, with the translated sequence MNYKHLPANMIVSPCLFISLLLVLLPGVAHLSDGSPSYDEPSSSPGNCSSEDNCSEGVVLPMWNPQNPAVGDKVARAIVYFAALIYMFLGMSIIADRFMSSIEVITSQEKEITIKKPNGETTTTTVRIWNETVSNLTLMALGSSAPEILLSVIEVVGHNFEAGALGPSTIVGSAAFNMFIIIAICVYVVPESETRKIKHLRVFFVTAAWSVFAYIWLYLILSVFSPGEVEIWEAVLTFLFFPLCVLQAWIADRRLLFYKYVHRRYRADKSRGIIIESEGDAMFTKMDLEMDGQGANSHTHTKEALDGMLEGVEEGGGMSPEQDQEEEARREMARTLKELKQRHPEKDMEQLIEMANYQVLVQQQKSRAFYRIQATRMMIGAGNILKKHAADQARKVVSCHEASGQEEDPNTIYLQFEPSHYQCFENCGSLKLSVSRHGGEAGCTVKVDYRTEDATATAGSDYEFAEGTLVFKPGETTKEFTVGVIDDDIFEEDEHFYVRLSNPRIVHRAEVSILEPSSITSSNSTVGLSSHGPPKATLGNAPIATVTIYDDDHAGIFTFESKSTRVSESIGNMQVKVHRTSGARGKVAVPYHTVEGTAKAGEDYEEVSGKLEFQNDETMKLLNVKIIDDEEYEKNKTFTIVLEEPILLEVGQRHGDTNDNKTAVGPEDVSKMGCPSLGEHTKLEVVIEESYEFKSTVDKLIKKTNLALVVGSSSWREQFVSAVTVSAGDDDEEESGEERLPSCFDYIMHFLTVFWKVLFAFVPPTEYWNGWACFFVSISLIGVLTAVTGDLASHFGCTVGLKDSVTAVVFVALGTSVPDTFASKVAAIQDQYADASIGNVTGSNAVNVFLGIGVAWTIAATYWQTKGKAFEVNPGSLAFSVTLFTVMALVCVLVLLYRRRPSVSGGELGGPRTAKLLTVFLFLSLWLIYILLASLEAYCHVPGF